A genomic region of Amblyraja radiata isolate CabotCenter1 chromosome 16, sAmbRad1.1.pri, whole genome shotgun sequence contains the following coding sequences:
- the LOC116982248 gene encoding interferon alpha-4-like: protein MALGSVCRVWIVWVLLSGTLSLGCERLQLLQDLNTDTLGKLNEMARRHRSDTFRRSLIFHFPGRPLSWHCVREKVRLKTRPLKLVNLANGLSALEKIQIVLQTLRQTSEFYSEDSGSAPWPREEVEIFRLLLHRQIREPEECAWKRAPESQQKRNIAVHKYFRKLRRFRKHQNFGDCAWEMIRAETRAHLQQILLIMANTRS, encoded by the exons ATGGCTTTGGGCAGTGTTTGCAGAGTTTGGATTGTGTGGGTGTTGTTGTCCGGGACCCTGAGCCTGGGCTGTGAGAGGCTGCAGTTACTGCAAGATCTCAACACGGACACTCTGGGCAAACTGAATGAAATGGCTCGCAGACACCGATCCGACACTTTCCGGCGATCTTTGATTTTTCATTTCCCTG GGCGGCCCCTTTCGTGGCATTGTGTCAGAGAGAAGGTCCGGTTGAAAACACGGCCCTTGAAACTGGTGAACCTTGCAAATGGGTTGTCG GCTCTGGAGAAGATCCAGATTGTCCTTCAAACACTGAGGCAAACCAGCGAGTTCTACAGCGAGGATTCGGGCTCGGCCCCGTGGCCCCGCGAAGAGGTGGAAATCTTCCGGCTTCTCCTGCATCGGCAGATCAGAGAGCCGGAGGAATGCGCGTGGAAACGGGCGCCGGAGTCTCAGCAAAAGAGAAACATTGCTGTTCACAAATACTTTCGAAAACTGCGACGCTTTCGGAAACATCAG AACTTTGGCGACTGTGCCTGGGAAATGATCCGTGCCGAGACAAGAGCCCATTTACAGCAGATCCTTCTCATAATGGCAAACACTAGGAGCTGA
- the LOC116982103 gene encoding interferon alpha-1-like — MWLQRSWGGHLTRQCGTERRSLKTKPLNLVKLSLGVEAQDRIQIVHETLHHLRRIYSMNLSSVTWVQATVEHFRLLLDRQLRELEVCVRKPSTGSRARKNATVRKYFRKLRKFLKQKGFSDCAWEITRAETRAHLQQLLLIMATISREQ; from the exons GACAGTGTGGGACTGAGCGGCGGTCGCTGAAAACCAAGCCCTTGAACCTGGTGAAACTTTCCTTGGGGGTTGAG GCCCAGGACAGGATCCAGATTGTCCATGAAACACTGCATCACCTCCGCAGGATCTACAGCATGAACCTGAGCTCAGTAACGTGGGTCCAGGCCACAGTGGAACACTTCAGGCTTCTCCTGGATCGGCAGCTGAGAGAGCTGGAAGTCTGTGTCAGGAAACCAAGCACAGGGTCCAGGGCAAGGAAGAATGCCACAGTTCGTAAATACTTCAGGAAACTGAGAAAGTTTCTGAAACAGAAG GGATTCAGTGACTGTGCCTGGGAAATAACACGCGCTGAGACCAGGGCACATTTACAACAGCTCCTACTCATCATGGCAACAATCAGCAGGGAACAATGA